A section of the Leptotrichia sp. HSP-342 genome encodes:
- the folE gene encoding GTP cyclohydrolase I FolE, giving the protein MKKNKSIDKETRLKNIENAVREILINIGEDVYREGLIETPKRVAKMYEEILSTKNVNDFENYKLFDVNLGESQEMVLVKEIPFFSMCEHHMLPFFGKVHVAYIPRDNKVIGLSKIPRLVEFISKKLSVQEEITVNIAKKLIEILNPLGVAVVVEARHMCIEMRGINKIGSVTRTSFYSGEFKENVGRKKEFLDGIK; this is encoded by the coding sequence ATGAAAAAAAACAAAAGTATAGATAAAGAAACAAGATTAAAAAATATTGAAAATGCAGTACGTGAAATATTGATAAATATTGGTGAAGATGTGTATAGAGAAGGACTTATTGAAACTCCTAAAAGGGTTGCAAAAATGTATGAGGAGATTTTGAGTACAAAAAATGTGAATGATTTTGAGAATTATAAATTATTTGATGTGAATCTGGGTGAGTCGCAAGAAATGGTGCTTGTAAAGGAGATACCATTTTTTTCAATGTGTGAACATCATATGTTGCCATTTTTTGGAAAGGTGCATGTTGCTTATATTCCGAGAGATAATAAAGTTATTGGACTTAGCAAGATACCAAGACTTGTGGAATTTATTTCAAAAAAATTAAGTGTTCAGGAGGAAATCACTGTAAATATTGCAAAGAAATTAATAGAGATATTGAATCCATTAGGAGTAGCTGTTGTAGTTGAAGCAAGGCATATGTGCATTGAAATGAGAGGAATTAATAAAATTGGTTCTGTGACTAGAACTTCGTTTTATAGTGGGGAATTTAAAGAGAATGTGGGTAGGAAGAAGGAGTTTTTGGATGGGATAAAATAA
- the folK gene encoding 2-amino-4-hydroxy-6-hydroxymethyldihydropteridine diphosphokinase has translation MAKNKVYLSLGSNIGKREEYIQKAIEAIEKTEGIEVLKKSGLYETTPVGYLEQDLFLNAVIKIETDFSAREILKIINKIEAELDRKREIRWGPRTIDIDILIFSDKKINEPDLIVPHKEMMNRLFVLVPLIEIYDGEYFGKEEILQKIDELVEAGDQKIEKI, from the coding sequence ATGGCTAAAAACAAAGTTTATTTAAGTTTGGGCAGTAATATTGGAAAAAGAGAAGAATATATTCAAAAAGCTATTGAAGCAATTGAAAAAACTGAAGGAATTGAAGTATTGAAAAAATCAGGATTATATGAAACAACTCCTGTTGGATATTTAGAGCAAGATTTATTTTTAAATGCAGTAATTAAGATTGAAACTGATTTTTCAGCAAGAGAAATCTTAAAAATCATAAATAAAATTGAAGCTGAACTGGATAGAAAAAGGGAAATTAGATGGGGACCAAGAACGATTGATATTGATATTTTGATTTTTTCAGATAAAAAAATTAACGAACCTGATTTGATAGTTCCACATAAGGAAATGATGAATAGATTATTTGTACTAGTTCCATTGATTGAAATTTACGATGGAGAGTATTTTGGCAAAGAAGAAATTTTACAAAAAATAGATGAATTAGTTGAGGCAGGAGATCAAAAAATCGAAAAAATTTGA
- a CDS encoding T6SS immunity protein Tdi1 domain-containing protein gives MLRDFKKEKEMPKEIIEKYKGQVPNEIIEIWKNYGLGNFLNGYLRVINPDDYKELVEETYFRGKESIPLFTTAFADVITWQENGFIDIVQYRYEDFEIMLKNMGYFLKFIYTEKTFTDDYFDLKLYEKAVKRYGELEYNQSFCFVPLLGLGGKKSVDNLDKGDTLTHIYLITELVGKVGIDD, from the coding sequence ATGTTAAGAGATTTTAAAAAAGAAAAAGAAATGCCAAAAGAAATTATTGAAAAATATAAAGGGCAAGTACCAAATGAGATTATAGAAATCTGGAAAAATTATGGATTGGGAAATTTTTTGAATGGGTATCTAAGAGTAATAAATCCAGATGATTATAAAGAATTAGTAGAAGAAACTTACTTTAGAGGAAAAGAGTCAATACCTTTGTTTACAACAGCTTTTGCAGATGTAATAACATGGCAAGAAAATGGATTTATAGACATAGTTCAGTATAGATATGAGGATTTTGAGATAATGTTAAAAAATATGGGATATTTTTTAAAATTTATATATACTGAAAAAACATTTACTGATGATTATTTTGATTTAAAATTATATGAAAAGGCTGTAAAAAGATATGGAGAATTAGAATATAATCAAAGTTTTTGTTTTGTTCCATTGTTAGGGTTAGGTGGGAAGAAAAGTGTTGATAATTTAGATAAAGGAGATACTTTGACACATATTTACTTGATTACGGAGCTTGTGGGGAAAGTAGGAATAGATGATTAG
- a CDS encoding dTMP kinase, producing the protein MGKLIIIEGTDGSGKQTQAELLYKKLKEIEGEGKVKKISFPNYESRASEPVKMYLAGEFGKTAESVNAYATSVLYSVDRFASFKTEWEEFYKNGGIVISDRYTISNMIHQVPKISDKSEREIYLNWLIDLEWRKIAIPEPDIVFFLDIPFEFSQKLMKNRENKITGEKEKDIHEKDKNYLKNSYEVAKELSVKYKWDVISCVKDDKLRTIEDINDEIAKIIFKKI; encoded by the coding sequence ATGGGAAAATTAATAATTATAGAAGGTACAGATGGAAGTGGGAAACAGACACAGGCGGAATTGCTATACAAGAAATTAAAAGAAATAGAAGGGGAAGGAAAAGTAAAGAAAATATCTTTTCCAAATTATGAAAGCAGAGCTTCCGAGCCTGTAAAAATGTATCTTGCAGGTGAATTTGGAAAAACAGCGGAAAGTGTTAATGCTTATGCGACTTCTGTACTTTATTCAGTTGACAGGTTTGCTTCGTTTAAGACTGAATGGGAAGAGTTTTACAAAAATGGGGGAATCGTGATTAGTGATAGGTACACAATTTCAAATATGATTCATCAAGTGCCGAAAATATCTGATAAATCTGAACGTGAAATATATTTGAACTGGTTAATAGACTTGGAATGGAGAAAAATAGCAATACCAGAGCCAGATATTGTATTTTTCTTAGATATTCCATTTGAGTTTAGTCAAAAACTTATGAAAAATAGAGAAAATAAAATAACTGGAGAAAAAGAGAAGGATATTCACGAAAAAGATAAAAATTACCTGAAAAATTCCTATGAAGTAGCAAAAGAATTGTCAGTAAAATATAAGTGGGATGTAATTTCTTGCGTTAAAGATGACAAATTAAGAACGATAGAAGATATAAATGATGAAATAGCGAAAATTATTTTTAAAAAAATATAA
- a CDS encoding bifunctional folylpolyglutamate synthase/dihydrofolate synthase: MKESLYGEKKRVKLLAEILDKMDNPASDVQVIHVSGTNGKGSTCYMINSILCEMGYKVGLFTSPQITTIYELIKVNGVEITELEFEDCKNKLRQVLNELNLNLENDLSYFEMVFLIAMIHFKNKAVNVLILECGLGGELDVTNAVSKIDYTIFTKIGIDHKNILGNTIEEICQTKSKIIRKQSNVIIAPNQRDVVYEILEKEAKYKNCDIFLAEKNIKIEKVKNIEENRQNIYEKEDLKSKNSLEFQNKVRAEITGNYDFGKNFKNNEYFFRFGLKGEQQLENLATVLMWYFRFCDENILQNTERILDRALGTLQIEGRMEKVEKIKNVYLDVAHNEDSVEAFVDYIKKNFDNKKKIFVVGFLKDKEVEKCVNLLKIVGDNFILTEPNNEERKLDSEILKKYFEDKKIENSKNIIISEKNIEKAFLKALELRENEDECIFVVGSFYLLGEVKKVIEKCF, translated from the coding sequence ATGAAAGAATCATTATATGGGGAAAAGAAAAGAGTAAAATTACTTGCGGAAATTTTAGACAAAATGGATAATCCAGCGAGTGATGTTCAGGTTATTCATGTTAGTGGGACGAATGGGAAAGGTTCGACTTGTTATATGATTAATAGCATTTTGTGTGAAATGGGATATAAAGTTGGATTATTTACGAGTCCTCAAATAACGACAATTTATGAATTGATTAAGGTTAATGGGGTTGAAATTACAGAACTGGAATTTGAAGATTGCAAAAATAAGTTAAGACAGGTTTTGAATGAATTGAATTTGAACTTGGAGAATGATTTGTCGTATTTTGAGATGGTGTTTTTGATTGCGATGATACATTTTAAAAATAAGGCAGTGAATGTTCTGATTTTGGAATGTGGGCTTGGAGGGGAGCTGGATGTAACGAATGCAGTTTCAAAAATTGATTATACTATTTTTACAAAGATTGGGATTGATCATAAAAATATTTTGGGGAATACGATTGAGGAAATTTGTCAAACAAAATCAAAAATTATAAGAAAACAGAGCAATGTTATAATTGCTCCAAATCAAAGAGATGTAGTTTATGAAATTTTGGAAAAAGAAGCAAAATATAAAAATTGTGATATTTTTTTAGCTGAAAAAAATATAAAAATCGAAAAAGTGAAAAATATAGAAGAGAATAGGCAAAATATTTATGAAAAAGAAGATTTAAAATCTAAAAACAGTTTAGAATTTCAAAATAAAGTTAGAGCTGAAATAACTGGAAATTATGATTTTGGGAAAAATTTTAAAAATAATGAATATTTTTTTAGATTTGGGCTAAAAGGTGAACAACAGCTGGAGAATCTAGCAACAGTTTTAATGTGGTATTTTAGATTTTGTGATGAAAATATTCTACAAAATACAGAAAGAATATTGGATAGAGCTTTGGGAACATTACAAATTGAAGGACGAATGGAAAAAGTTGAGAAAATTAAAAATGTGTATTTGGATGTGGCACATAATGAGGATAGTGTCGAGGCATTTGTAGATTATATTAAAAAGAATTTTGATAATAAGAAAAAGATTTTTGTAGTTGGATTTTTGAAGGATAAGGAAGTTGAGAAATGTGTGAATCTTTTAAAAATAGTTGGGGATAATTTTATATTGACAGAGCCGAATAACGAAGAAAGAAAATTGGATTCAGAGATTTTAAAAAAATATTTTGAAGATAAAAAAATTGAAAACTCTAAAAATATTATAATTTCTGAAAAGAATATTGAGAAGGCTTTTTTGAAAGCATTAGAATTGAGGGAGAATGAAGATGAGTGTATTTTTGTAGTGGGATCATTTTACTTGTTAGGAGAAGTAAAAAAAGTTATTGAAAAATGTTTTTAA
- a CDS encoding XRE family transcriptional regulator has translation MNIGKRLKDLRKENSLSMDSLVEKLNREYNLNITKSMISRWENNLSEPSSKFITAYAKFFNIDLNYLAGITDIKNPAPEPLTSIEILEIPMYGKASAGTGYINLSEEIGSYPVPQNIYRKGIFAIKVSGESMTGLDKSIPDGAIAIVDPELCSNPISLNGKVCVFEYNDETYIKQLIIDKQGIIRLRSFNPGYDDIIVLNTELLYCKGRVIRTFVENQW, from the coding sequence ATGAATATTGGTAAACGGTTAAAGGATTTACGAAAAGAAAATTCTTTATCAATGGATTCCCTTGTTGAAAAATTAAATAGGGAATATAATCTTAACATAACTAAAAGTATGATTTCACGTTGGGAAAATAATTTATCTGAGCCAAGCAGCAAGTTTATTACAGCTTATGCAAAATTTTTTAATATTGACTTAAATTATTTAGCTGGAATTACAGATATAAAAAATCCAGCTCCAGAGCCTTTAACTTCTATCGAAATATTGGAGATCCCGATGTATGGAAAGGCAAGTGCTGGTACAGGCTATATAAACCTTTCAGAAGAGATAGGCAGTTATCCGGTACCACAAAACATTTATAGAAAAGGAATTTTTGCAATTAAAGTTTCTGGTGAAAGTATGACTGGTCTTGATAAAAGTATTCCTGATGGTGCTATTGCCATTGTTGATCCCGAACTTTGCAGTAATCCAATAAGTTTAAACGGTAAAGTTTGCGTTTTTGAATATAATGATGAGACATATATAAAACAATTAATAATAGATAAACAGGGAATTATCAGATTACGTTCATTTAATCCTGGTTATGATGATATTATTGTTTTGAATACAGAATTATTATATTGTAAAGGAAGAGTAATCAGAACTTTTGTAGAAAATCAATGGTAA
- the dinB gene encoding DNA polymerase IV: MEKEKIYLHYDMDAFFAAIEQRDNRELRGKPIAVGHGVVTTASYEARKYGVKSAMPTVQAKRLCPNLIVVSLRKGIYFEEGRRIQGLIKNVLKKSEFTSVDEGYIDITEFIRNKNMKLDKRDEILKIKRFIKKFKKFIYDNSKLTCSVGIGFSKISAKIASDIDKPNGYFIFRNREHFLDYIYNKELGIIPGIGKKTREVLKLFNITNVFQLYEIEKNELIRRFGESKGEYLYNAIRGLHSSEINTDRKRQSYGHEVTFNQEENDIFILHAELKKQSERLSSKLIEKNEFAKTVTIKIRYSNFVTHTRSKTLKSATNDINEIYEAAIENLEFFEKKDEVRLIGVQLSSILKSNVVQLSFDDLK; encoded by the coding sequence ATGGAAAAAGAAAAAATTTATTTGCATTATGATATGGATGCTTTTTTTGCGGCAATTGAGCAAAGGGATAACAGGGAACTTAGAGGAAAGCCTATTGCAGTAGGACATGGAGTTGTTACAACGGCAAGTTACGAAGCTAGAAAATATGGAGTAAAATCTGCAATGCCAACAGTTCAGGCTAAACGGCTATGCCCAAATCTTATTGTCGTAAGTCTTAGAAAAGGTATTTATTTTGAAGAGGGCAGGAGAATACAGGGATTAATAAAAAATGTGTTGAAAAAATCTGAATTTACATCTGTTGATGAAGGTTATATTGATATTACAGAATTTATTCGGAATAAAAATATGAAACTTGATAAAAGAGATGAAATTTTAAAGATAAAGAGATTTATAAAAAAATTTAAAAAATTTATTTATGATAATTCTAAGCTTACTTGCTCAGTTGGTATAGGTTTTAGCAAGATAAGCGCTAAAATTGCAAGTGATATTGATAAGCCAAATGGCTATTTTATATTTAGAAACCGTGAACATTTTTTAGATTATATTTATAATAAGGAACTTGGGATAATTCCAGGAATCGGAAAAAAAACAAGGGAAGTATTGAAATTATTTAATATAACGAATGTCTTTCAACTCTATGAAATTGAAAAAAATGAGTTAATCAGAAGATTTGGGGAAAGTAAAGGAGAGTATCTGTATAATGCTATTCGTGGCTTGCATTCTTCTGAAATAAATACAGATAGAAAAAGACAGTCTTATGGACACGAAGTTACTTTTAATCAGGAGGAAAATGATATTTTTATATTACATGCTGAATTAAAAAAGCAATCAGAAAGATTGAGCAGCAAACTTATTGAGAAAAATGAATTTGCTAAAACTGTTACAATAAAAATCAGGTATTCCAATTTTGTAACACATACCCGCTCAAAGACTTTGAAAAGTGCAACTAATGATATAAACGAAATATACGAAGCAGCAATCGAAAATCTGGAATTCTTTGAAAAAAAAGATGAAGTACGACTTATTGGAGTACAGCTTAGTTCAATTTTGAAAAGTAATGTAGTTCAGTTGTCATTTGATGATTTAAAATAG
- a CDS encoding ABC transporter permease: MVEFFIAFRHVIERKFQSIFSVLGVAIAVTVFIVSLTVSNGLEKNMINSLLTMSPHILIKNKKKPFFEGYNETVENIKKIKGVKAVIPQINSQSIMKFEGYAKGVLADGISVENVKNGLKLKMVHGNDNISELNSVLIGEALASEMKLKVGQEVSLVSAENKEIKLIVRGIFKTGFLEYDSNLAIVPLRTMQILSEQGEATTEIGIKVESPQKVEEVLNQIRIVINQEEYAIVSWKTINQNLLKAVQFEKFVLIAILSLLLVIASFAVSVILNMIVREKIKDIGILKSIGYTNKNVRRIFTIEGLIIGVFGMVLASGLSPLVLIGLKILFKEYMKGGTYYLEELPLYISQKELLIIYGVTFVVVFLSTIFPAARAARLKPVEALKYE, encoded by the coding sequence ATGGTAGAATTTTTTATTGCATTTCGACATGTTATTGAGAGAAAGTTTCAAAGTATATTTTCAGTGCTTGGAGTTGCAATTGCAGTAACAGTATTTATTGTTTCGCTAACAGTTTCCAATGGATTGGAAAAAAATATGATAAATTCGCTGCTCACTATGAGTCCACATATTTTAATAAAAAATAAGAAGAAGCCTTTTTTTGAAGGATATAATGAAACTGTAGAGAATATAAAAAAAATAAAAGGTGTCAAGGCTGTAATTCCACAAATTAATAGTCAGTCAATAATGAAATTTGAAGGCTATGCAAAAGGAGTGCTAGCAGATGGGATTAGTGTAGAAAATGTCAAAAATGGACTAAAACTTAAAATGGTTCATGGAAATGATAATATTTCAGAGTTAAATTCTGTTCTGATTGGAGAAGCCTTAGCAAGTGAGATGAAGTTGAAAGTTGGGCAGGAAGTAAGTTTAGTCTCAGCTGAAAATAAGGAGATAAAACTTATTGTGAGAGGAATTTTCAAGACAGGATTTTTAGAATATGATTCAAACCTTGCAATCGTTCCATTACGAACAATGCAGATATTATCCGAACAAGGTGAAGCTACTACTGAAATAGGCATTAAAGTTGAAAGTCCTCAAAAAGTTGAAGAAGTATTAAATCAGATAAGAATTGTAATAAATCAAGAAGAATATGCTATAGTAAGCTGGAAAACGATAAATCAGAATCTTTTAAAAGCAGTACAGTTTGAAAAATTTGTGTTAATTGCGATTTTAAGTTTGCTTCTCGTTATTGCAAGTTTTGCTGTATCGGTAATTTTAAATATGATTGTACGTGAGAAAATTAAGGATATTGGAATTTTGAAATCAATTGGATATACAAATAAAAATGTTCGAAGAATTTTTACTATAGAAGGATTGATAATTGGCGTATTTGGGATGGTTCTGGCAAGTGGATTGTCGCCACTTGTACTTATAGGGTTAAAAATTTTATTTAAGGAATATATGAAAGGTGGAACTTATTATCTGGAAGAGTTGCCTTTGTATATTTCACAAAAGGAACTTCTTATTATTTATGGAGTAACATTTGTAGTTGTATTTTTGTCAACAATCTTCCCAGCAGCTAGAGCAGCCAGATTAAAACCTGTGGAGGCGTTAAAATATGAATAA
- a CDS encoding PH domain-containing protein: MKSLKDIKEMLSKSGSLILGTKKEVKELTNIINDDEIITYATSGVYDGHTWLVVSTNKRIIFLDKGMLFGVNQIEIPLSKVNAVKYKKGLFVGEIEIWDGASMFRVKSVLKKTLIPFINAVNNSIEEMKKTQNSPKLSVADEIIKFKRLLDEGAITQEEFDKKKKELL, from the coding sequence ATGAAAAGCTTGAAGGATATAAAGGAAATGCTTTCAAAATCAGGGTCATTAATTTTAGGAACAAAAAAAGAAGTTAAAGAGCTGACAAATATTATTAATGATGATGAGATTATTACTTATGCGACTTCAGGAGTGTATGATGGGCATACGTGGCTTGTCGTTTCAACTAATAAGAGAATTATTTTTTTGGATAAAGGAATGCTTTTTGGTGTTAATCAAATTGAGATTCCTCTTAGCAAAGTAAATGCTGTGAAATACAAAAAAGGTTTATTTGTAGGCGAGATAGAAATATGGGATGGAGCTTCTATGTTTAGAGTAAAAAGTGTATTGAAAAAAACACTTATTCCATTTATAAACGCTGTAAATAATTCGATAGAAGAAATGAAGAAAACACAAAATTCTCCAAAATTATCTGTAGCTGATGAAATTATAAAATTTAAAAGATTACTTGATGAGGGGGCAATAACACAAGAAGAATTTGATAAGAAAAAGAAAGAGCTCTTGTAA
- the folB gene encoding dihydroneopterin aldolase encodes MYKIKINNMKFHSYIGVYEEEKKIGQNIEIDLIISLSKEIIKNDDINSTLSYGDCYRKIEEIVKASRVDLLETLALDIIKEIKEMNEKIEYVQVNIRKLAVPINGIFDSVEIQIKD; translated from the coding sequence TTGTATAAAATAAAAATTAATAACATGAAATTTCATTCATATATAGGTGTTTATGAAGAAGAAAAAAAAATTGGACAAAACATTGAAATTGATTTAATCATTTCACTTTCAAAGGAAATTATTAAGAATGATGACATAAATAGTACATTGAGTTATGGAGATTGTTATAGAAAAATAGAAGAAATTGTTAAAGCAAGCAGAGTAGATTTGCTGGAAACATTGGCTTTGGATATTATAAAAGAGATAAAAGAAATGAATGAAAAAATTGAATATGTGCAAGTAAATATACGAAAATTAGCAGTTCCGATTAATGGAATTTTTGACAGTGTTGAAATTCAGATAAAAGATTAG
- the cdd gene encoding cytidine deaminase encodes MTLNEKEILDYIDEINLLLEKAYVPYSKFPVAALLIDNNGKKHKGVNVENASFGLTLCAERNAITTAVTENMKKIKVLIVTGKTPEPISPCGACRQVIREFSDKDTVIILTNKDKKYKITSLEELLPYSFGAEDL; translated from the coding sequence ATGACTTTAAATGAAAAAGAAATATTAGATTACATTGATGAAATAAATCTCTTGTTAGAGAAAGCCTATGTACCTTACTCAAAATTTCCTGTAGCAGCATTGTTAATCGATAATAATGGAAAAAAGCATAAAGGAGTAAATGTTGAAAATGCATCTTTTGGACTTACACTTTGTGCTGAACGTAATGCGATTACAACAGCGGTTACTGAAAATATGAAGAAAATAAAAGTACTTATTGTAACAGGAAAAACACCTGAGCCAATTAGCCCTTGTGGAGCGTGTAGACAGGTAATAAGAGAATTTTCTGACAAGGATACAGTAATAATTTTAACAAATAAGGATAAAAAATATAAAATCACTTCATTAGAAGAGCTTTTACCATATTCATTTGGAGCAGAAGATTTGTAA
- a CDS encoding ABC transporter ATP-binding protein has protein sequence MNKIIELKNVNKIYKTKVENIHILKNINLAFNKGDFISIQGKSGSGKTSLLNILGLLDEPTDGEIYIGGEKIHYKNEKAKTAIRNKKIGFVFQFHYLLNEFTALENVMMPALVNKNMNKNEIKKKAKELLALVGLAKRIKHKPMELSGGEKQRVAIARAMINDPDIILADEPTGNLDTETSNMINELFMKINQERNQSIIIVTHSLELANLANYKYKIENGEFNMILPTIQF, from the coding sequence ATGAATAAAATAATAGAATTGAAAAATGTTAATAAAATTTATAAGACAAAAGTTGAAAATATTCATATTCTAAAAAATATAAACTTGGCGTTTAACAAAGGAGATTTTATTTCAATACAAGGTAAGTCAGGAAGTGGTAAAACATCGCTTTTAAATATACTTGGTCTTTTAGATGAGCCGACTGATGGAGAAATTTATATAGGCGGAGAAAAGATACACTATAAAAATGAAAAAGCAAAAACAGCAATAAGAAATAAAAAAATAGGATTTGTTTTTCAATTTCACTATTTGTTAAATGAATTTACAGCACTTGAAAATGTTATGATGCCTGCACTTGTAAATAAAAATATGAATAAGAATGAAATTAAGAAAAAAGCAAAAGAACTGCTTGCACTAGTGGGACTTGCAAAACGTATAAAACATAAACCAATGGAGCTTTCAGGAGGGGAAAAGCAGCGTGTGGCAATAGCAAGGGCGATGATTAACGATCCTGATATAATACTAGCTGATGAACCTACAGGAAATCTTGACACAGAAACAAGTAATATGATAAATGAACTATTTATGAAAATAAATCAGGAAAGAAATCAGTCAATAATAATAGTTACTCATAGTCTGGAATTAGCAAATCTGGCTAATTATAAGTATAAAATTGAAAATGGCGAATTTAATATGATTTTACCAACAATACAATTTTAG
- the galU gene encoding UTP--glucose-1-phosphate uridylyltransferase GalU produces MSIKRIRKAVIPAAGLGTRVLPATKAQPKEMLVIVDKPALQYLVEELVSAGIEEILIITGRNKGSIENHFDYSYELEKTLEEKGKKDLLKIVNNISEMSNIYYVRQKRPLGLGHAISCAEAFVGDEPFVVLLGDDIIYTDKDKGQSPVTKQLVEKYNELQGGTILGVQEVPHENVSKYGIIKPLKQIDEKTVAVEDFIEKPSIAEAPSNLAALGRYVLEPEIFSYLKRTKPGKGGEIQLTDAILAMKNDGEKLYAYNFDGLRYDTGDKFGMFVANVEFGLRHEELKDKVKDYLKDLVEKL; encoded by the coding sequence ATGAGCATCAAAAGGATAAGAAAAGCTGTTATACCTGCAGCAGGACTTGGAACGAGAGTTTTACCAGCAACCAAAGCACAGCCTAAAGAAATGCTTGTAATAGTTGACAAACCTGCACTACAGTATCTTGTAGAAGAACTTGTATCTGCGGGAATTGAAGAAATTCTTATTATTACTGGAAGAAATAAGGGATCAATAGAAAATCATTTTGATTATTCTTATGAACTGGAAAAAACATTAGAAGAAAAAGGGAAAAAAGATTTATTGAAAATAGTAAACAATATTTCTGAAATGTCAAATATTTATTATGTTCGTCAAAAAAGACCATTAGGTTTAGGGCATGCAATAAGCTGTGCAGAAGCATTTGTAGGAGATGAGCCATTTGTTGTGCTTTTAGGAGACGATATTATCTATACTGATAAAGATAAAGGGCAAAGTCCTGTTACAAAACAGCTTGTAGAAAAATATAATGAACTACAAGGCGGTACAATTTTAGGAGTACAGGAAGTTCCTCACGAAAATGTCTCAAAATATGGGATAATAAAGCCATTAAAGCAAATTGACGAAAAAACAGTGGCAGTAGAAGATTTCATTGAAAAACCATCAATTGCTGAAGCTCCGAGTAATCTTGCTGCATTAGGGCGATATGTGTTGGAGCCTGAAATCTTTTCATATTTAAAAAGGACAAAACCTGGAAAAGGTGGAGAAATTCAGTTGACAGATGCAATTTTGGCAATGAAGAACGATGGTGAAAAATTGTATGCGTATAATTTTGATGGATTAAGATATGATACTGGAGATAAATTTGGAATGTTTGTTGCAAACGTTGAATTTGGATTAAGACACGAGGAATTAAAGGATAAAGTAAAAGATTACTTGAAAGATTTAGTGGAAAAACTATAA